The genomic stretch GGGTCCCCCGCCACCGCGCGGGCGATCGCGACCCGTTGGCGTTCCCCGCCGGACAGCTGGTGGGGCCGATGCCCGAGCCGATCGCCGAGTCCGACCCTGACGAGGGCGGCCTCGGCGCGTCGCTCACGCTCGTTTCGCCGTACGCCCGTGTAGAGCAGCCCGTCAGCCACGTTGGCGATCGCTGTCCGGCCCGGCGCCAGGTGGAACTGCTGGAACACGAAGCCGATCCGGCCGGCCCGTAACGCCGACAGTTGCCGGTCACCGAGCGTCGCCACGTCGTGCCCGTCGATGCGCACCGAACCCTGGGTGGGCCGGTCGAGCGTGCCGATCAGGTGCAGCATTGTCGACTTGCCGGAGCCGGACGGGCCGACGATCGCCACCAGCTCGCCGTACTCGACGGTCAGGTCGACCGACCGCACCGCTGTCACCCCGCCCGGGTATGTCTTGGTCACGCCGGCCAGCTGGACGACCGCGTTCACGACGGCATCCCCACCTTCAGGCCGGCCCGGATGCCTTCGCCCGACACCTCGACCCGGCCGTCGGCGAACAGCCCGGTTCCGACCGGCACGATGCGGGTGGCGCCGGACTCGACGATCTCCAGCCCGTAGCCGCCCTCGGCCAGCGCGAGCAGAGCCGCGACCGGCACGGTGAGCACGTCGGCCCGCTGCGAGGCGACGAAGCCGACCGCCACCGCGGCCTCGTCCAACCCCTCGGGCGTACGGGCGAAACCGATCGTCACTTCGATCTTGGTGGTGTCCTCCTCGTTGCCCTGGCCCGGTTCGACGACGGTCTCCACCGCCGTGATCTTCCCGGGGACGCCGGCGCCGTCGGGCATCTCGACCTCGACCGTCGCGCCCTTGCGGGCCAGGCGCTGGTCGTCGACGTCGAGGCGGACCGTCGCCACCATCGTCGTGCCGGTCGTCTTGAGCAGTTCGGCGCCGGGCTGGACGACGGCGCCCACTTCCGCGCTGAGCGAGTCGACGCGGACCTGCCCTTTCGCGTACGCGATCTGGTCGCTCTCCACCCGTCCGGTCGCCCGCCGGCCAAGGTCGTCCTGCCATTGCTCGACGGCCTCGGCGGTCGCGGACGTGTACTCGTCGTCCACAGTGAACCCCTTGTAACCGAGCGCGCGCAGGTTCTTCTCGAACTGCAGCACGTCGGCCCCTTCCACGCCGGGCCGCAGGGTGCGGTAGGCGGGCAAGGTCCCGTACAGCAGGGTCACGGGTCTGTTGTCGAGGCGGTACAGCGGCTTGCCGCGGGTGATCACGGCGCCGCTCGCGGGCAGCGCGGTGAGCGTGCCCGAGCCACGCGCGGCGACCGTGCTGGTGTCGCCGTGACCGAGCGTGCCGTCGTGGGACTCGCGGTCGATGAGCGTCTGTTTCGTGATCTCGGCCGTTTCCGCAGGTCCGCTGCCGGTCGTGCTGTCGCCGCTCTCCGCCGCGGGTAGGTTGATCACGGTGACCGCCGCGGCGACGGCGCCGATGGTGAGCACACCGGCTACCACTCCGGTGGTCCGGCGGCGGTTCACGACTTCACCCCGCCTCGATCGGCGCGTCCCTGCGGCCGGAACTGCGAGCACTTCTGCTCGGCCTTGTCGAACGCCGGGTCACCGGGCCCCGAACTGATCTTCCCGCGGTCGAGCTGGATCGAGCCGTTCGGCTGCGGGTCGGGGAAGTCCGGAACTCCGTTCTCGCGCATGCACTTCGCCATCTTCCGGCCCATCTCGATCATCTCGGGGTCGGCCTCGGCGGCCTCCCCGCCGTTCGGTGCGAACTCCCGGCACGCCTTCTGCGCCGCCTCGAACTTCTTCGGATCCATGCCCTTCGGAACCCGGATCGAGGTGCCGCCGTCCGGGTTGGGGTCGGGGAACCAGGTCATGCCCTGCTCGCGCATGCACTGCGCGTACTTGAGCGGCGCGTCGCCGTCGAATGTCGTCCTGGTGGCCGACGGGCTCGCGGTCGCGGCGCCCGTCCGCGCGGTCGCCACCCCGTCCCCGTCGCCGGCCTGGTCCGCGCAGCCCGCTGACACGAGCAGCGCTGTCAGGACGGCCACAACCACCTTTCCCGTACGCATCATCAACTCCTCACCGGCAGCCGGAGGGCTGCCATCGGCGTCGAGTGAAGCGAGCGCCACGTTTCCCGGCCGTCACGCCGAAACGTGACGCCCAGGTGACACCGTCACGCGGCAGGATGGACGGATGCGGATCCTGGTGGTCGAGGACGAGCCGCTGCTGGCCGAGGCCGTGGCGCAGGGGTTGCGGCACGACGCGCACGCGGTCGACGTGGTCCACGACGGCGGCGCCGCGCTGGAAAGGGTCGATGTCAACGACTACGACGTGGTGGTGCTCGACCGCGACCTGCCCGGCGTGCACGGCGACGACGTGTGCCGGGCGCTGGTCGAGCGCGACGGCGACACCCGAGTGCTGATGCTGACCGCCGCGGCGGGAATCGACGACCGGGTGACCGGGCTGTCGCTGGGGGCCGACGACTATCTGCCGAAACCGTTCGCCCTGCGTGAGCTGAGCGCCCGGGTCATCGCGCTCGGCCGGCGGTCGCGTCCGGCCGCCCCGCCGGTGCTGCGCCGCGCGGGGATCAGCCTCGACCCGCACCGCCGTGAGGTGTTCCGCGACGGGCGTTACGTTCCGCTGTCGCGCAAGGAGTTCGCGGTGCTGGCCGAGCTGCTGCGCGCGGACGGCACTGCGGTGCCGGCCGAGACCCTGCTCGAGAAGGCGTGGGACGAGAACGCCGACCCGTTCACCCACGCCGTACGGATGACGATCTTGAAGTTGCGGCGGAAGCTGGGTGAGCCGCCCGTCGTGCTCACCGAACCGGGAGTGGGGTATCGCATCCCATGAGACTCACCGTGCGCGGCCGGCTGACCCTCGTCTACGGCGGCCTGTTCGTGCTGGCCGGCATGGCATTGCTGGGCGCGACCGCCGTGCTGTTCTCGCAGCGGTTGCCGACGGTGCTGGCCCGGTCGGACCTGACCTCGCCGCTGCCCGGTGTCGGCGAGACACGCCAGTTCATCGACGAGAGCCGCAACGACGCCCTCGCCACCCTGGTCTCGCAGGGCGCGATTGTGCTCGTGGTGGTCAGCGCCGCCACGATAGCGCTGGGCTGGCTCGTCGCCGGGCGCATGCTGCAGCCGTTGCAGCAGATCACGGCCACCGCCCGCCGGATAGCCGATGCGCCCGACGCCGACCGGGGCCTGCACGAGCGGATCGCGTTGAGCGGCCCGCAGGACGAGATCAAGGAGCTGGCCGACACGTTCGACGTCATGCTGGCCCGCCTCGACCACTCGTTCGACGGGCAGCGCCGGTTCATCGCCAGCGCCTCGCACGAGCTGCGTACGCCGCTCACCCTGAACCGCACGCTGCTGGAGGTCGCGCTCACGCCGGCGACCGCGTCGGAGGAGGTGCGCCGGCTCGGCACGACCTTGCTGGCGATCAACGACCGGCACAGCCGGCTGATCGACG from Paractinoplanes brasiliensis encodes the following:
- a CDS encoding response regulator transcription factor; protein product: MRILVVEDEPLLAEAVAQGLRHDAHAVDVVHDGGAALERVDVNDYDVVVLDRDLPGVHGDDVCRALVERDGDTRVLMLTAAAGIDDRVTGLSLGADDYLPKPFALRELSARVIALGRRSRPAAPPVLRRAGISLDPHRREVFRDGRYVPLSRKEFAVLAELLRADGTAVPAETLLEKAWDENADPFTHAVRMTILKLRRKLGEPPVVLTEPGVGYRIP
- a CDS encoding sensor histidine kinase, which gives rise to MRLTVRGRLTLVYGGLFVLAGMALLGATAVLFSQRLPTVLARSDLTSPLPGVGETRQFIDESRNDALATLVSQGAIVLVVVSAATIALGWLVAGRMLQPLQQITATARRIADAPDADRGLHERIALSGPQDEIKELADTFDVMLARLDHSFDGQRRFIASASHELRTPLTLNRTLLEVALTPATASEEVRRLGTTLLAINDRHSRLIDGLLLLAQSERPVAERSYVDLADIVDHVAVSDTVKVLTEPQEATVAGNPVLLERLVQNLVENGVRHNVAADGWVRVRTGIRLDGWVVLEVSNSGPVIPRYEVPGLFEPFHRYAAERLHSPGAGLGLSIVRAVARAHGGDVRADARDEGGLVVTVTLPRAL
- a CDS encoding ABC transporter ATP-binding protein, which gives rise to MNAVVQLAGVTKTYPGGVTAVRSVDLTVEYGELVAIVGPSGSGKSTMLHLIGTLDRPTQGSVRIDGHDVATLGDRQLSALRAGRIGFVFQQFHLAPGRTAIANVADGLLYTGVRRNERERRAEAALVRVGLGDRLGHRPHQLSGGERQRVAIARAVAGDPALLLADEPTGNLDSVSGAGVVALLRELNEAGTTVLVITHDHEIAGSLPRQVPMRDGQVI
- a CDS encoding peptidoglycan-binding protein yields the protein MNRRRTTGVVAGVLTIGAVAAAVTVINLPAAESGDSTTGSGPAETAEITKQTLIDRESHDGTLGHGDTSTVAARGSGTLTALPASGAVITRGKPLYRLDNRPVTLLYGTLPAYRTLRPGVEGADVLQFEKNLRALGYKGFTVDDEYTSATAEAVEQWQDDLGRRATGRVESDQIAYAKGQVRVDSLSAEVGAVVQPGAELLKTTGTTMVATVRLDVDDQRLARKGATVEVEMPDGAGVPGKITAVETVVEPGQGNEEDTTKIEVTIGFARTPEGLDEAAVAVGFVASQRADVLTVPVAALLALAEGGYGLEIVESGATRIVPVGTGLFADGRVEVSGEGIRAGLKVGMPS